From Punica granatum isolate Tunisia-2019 chromosome 1, ASM765513v2, whole genome shotgun sequence:
CTGATCAGTACAGGAATGCAGGTATATTGACATGGCAGAGTCTCTGTGCCAGAAGCGAGCTCTGGAAGCGTTTCGGTTGGACCCTGCAAAATGGGGAGGTTGGTCTGTCTGATTCCTTAAGTTCCGGGCATCACATCATACCCGTCAGttaatacaaataaaaattaaggaaTAATTCCTGATATTCTGAAACTTACCTCCCGTCTCGCAGTTAACGTGCAGTCTCTATCCGGCTCTCCAGCCAACTTTCAAGTGTACACTGCCCTATTGAAACCTCATGAGAGGATCATGGCACTTGACCTTCCTCATGGTGGGCATCTTTCCCATGGATACCAGGTGCTCATATTTATCTTCTAGTAAATCTTTTCGACAATTTGTTATGCTGATTGATGTTCGCTGAGCAGTTCTCTTGCTCCCTTGCAGACTGACACCAAAAAGATATCTGCAGTGTCGATATTCTTTGAGACGATGCCATACAGATTGAATGAGAGCACTGGTTATATTGATTATGACCAGGTAAATAAATCTCAAGCCCCAACTTCTGCATTTTTGTACAGTAATTTCGGAAAAGAATTGGAGTGCATGCCAAATCATTAACAACAGAGTATTGCATTAAAGTTGAACGAGCACCACTCTTTTCCAAGTCGATCAATAGATAAATGACTGTTCGTGGTTGTTGATGAAATGTCATCTAATTATTTTCATCCTCATGCAGTTGGAGAAGAGTGCCGTACTTTTCAGGCCAAAACTTATTGTTGCTGGTGCCAGTGCTTATGCACGTCTGTACGACTATGATCGTATTCGCAAGGTGTCTTTGCTTAAATTATGCCTCGGATAGCCTTCATGTACATTTAGGATCCCTGCTTTGATTTCGTTGATCTCATTGTCGAATTAATTGGCAGGTCTGCGACAAGCAGAAGGCAATCCTGTTAGCTGACATGGCCCATATCAGTGGTTTGGTCGCAGCTGGTGTGATCCCGTCCCCGTTTGACTGTGCTGATGTAGTCACCACTACGACCCACAAGTCACTCCGTGGACCCCGTGGAGCCATGATCTTTTACCGTAAGGGAGTGAAAGAGGTCAACAAGCAAGGGAAGGAGGTAATAGCACTAATCCTACTGATCATCTCGTATCTCTATTTCTTCACTTTATTCACATCCCTCTTCCCCCGAAGAAAAACATAGTTGTTGCTGATAGAAGCAAAGGCTTACCTCTGAAACTCTTCCATGAAGGTTCTCTATGATTTTGAGGAGAAGATCAATCAGGCTGTCTTTCCTGGTCTCCAAGGGGGACCACACAACCACACCATTGCCGGCTTAGCAGTTGCCCTGAAGCAGGTCGGTTAGTTATTCCTCCAAGTTTGAACTGTAATTTTAAATTGACAATAACTATGGCTCGGTGATCATTTATGCTATAACCTTAGAAAAAGACATTGCTGGGTTAATTTTCCTCCATAGCTATTGGGGGGAGACGGAGGAGATGATTTTTGTATTGACGGGTTATGATGAGTGTCATGATGTTATTGGctgcttttcttcttccttctctaCGATTGCACTATACGAAATTCTCAGTCCATTGCTCGTCTCAATGAAGGCTACTACTCCAGAGTACAGAGCATACCAGGAGCAAGTGCTCAGTAACTGTGCGAAATTTGCAGAGGTATATATGCTTCAATGATTGATATTGTCTGGGACTGCTTGATTGAAAATTCTCATTGTTACTTTCTAATTATTCATTGTTATTTAAAAGTCTGCTCCATCTTTATGCAGTCTCTAGCTAGTAAAGGATATGAACTCGTTTCTGGTGGAACCGAAAACCATCTGGTGTTGGTTAACTTGAAAAACAAGGTAATCGAGGAACTTCGTCTGTTCCCTAATAATTGAAGTTTGGCTCACATAGAAGAATTTCTTACCGAAGTGAAAAGCTGAAAGAACTTCCATATTTCTTGCTCCAGGGAATTGATGGCTCCAGAGTGGAAAAGGTCTTGGAAGCTGTTCACATTGCTGCCAACAAAAACACCGTGCCTGGAGATGTATCCGCAATGGTTCCTGGCGGCATTAGGATGGGTATAAGATTGTTGGAATAACAATATTTTCGAAAGAATCTCCTTTATTCCCGTTGTGGTCTTATTAATGTTTCTGCTTCAGGGACACCGGCTCTTACTTCCAGAGGATTTGTTGAAGAGGACTTTGTTAAAGTAGCAGAGTTCTTTGATGCCGCGGTGGATATTGCAGTGAAGATCAAGGCCGAAACAAAAGGTGATCGTATGATTCTTATAGCCCGTTTGGTAGTGGAAACGAAATGCATTTCTATGATGTTAATATTTCCTTCACATTTTTACGTAAGTGATGATGTTTTGCACGAGCAGGGACAAAGTTGAAGGACTTCCTGGCCACGATGCCCAACTTCCAATCGGAGATTGCAAAGCTCCGCCACAATGTTGAGGAGTATGCAAAGCAGTTCCCAACAATAGGGTTCGACAAACAAACCATGAAGTACAAGAACTGAAGGAGATATTGCGCCGCTAAGTGGTATTACAATCCAGATGCTTAAGGAACATGTCCCGATGATGCAGATGTGAGCTGATGCAGAAGGATAAGATCTCTCTTGTACACATAAATTTGTATTGAATCTCGTCCATGTACCAAAAGGACCTGTACAAACTAAAATCCGAGGAAATGTATGATACATTCCCTGATTCCGGATTCCGCTTGTGATTCCACGTGCTGTGGATTATATTTCACTAGCTAACATATTTTTCCGTCCAGATGGATTTCAAATGCATTAAGAATTTTCTTAGAAGAACAAAAGTCATATACCTGTGTACGTAGTATCAGAAAATATACTAATATAAAGTGCACTATAAGTTCATAGATAGACTTGCCAAATTCAGGTTTGCACATAGGCGAGCTCCATAATGCCTGCATAAATATGTAGTGGCCGCATTTACCAAAGCCGGACCAAACACTCAAGCCAGAGTTTTCCAGTAAGTAAATCAGGGTCAATTGGAGTAATAGGAATAGAGGTGTGTGCCGTTTTATTACAGTACGAAGGACTGTAACAGCCTTTTTGCAACAGCAGAAAATCGAAGATTCAAGGAAATCCTATGAGCACATCTATGATCAACGGGATTTATCAGTAGCAGCTTGTTTTAGCCCTCCCTGTTGGAGTTGGGAAACACGATCGGCTCATGCTACCATATGCCACCATGGCGACCATCTTCCATTGGAACACAGTCTATAGGCTCTTTCATCATTTGATTGATCTCCCTTTTTTAGCCGAGCCTTCATGTAGCCTTTTCCTTTGCCATGTCTTCTTCTTTCCCTTAACGCACTGATCCATTTACTTCGAAGAAACTTCGTTGGCAAACATTAACATCTTTCCGTATTTATCTGCCTGGGCAATACGATCacaaaaaactaaaaatgttttcttctttttctctttgaaGCAACTGGACCTTCGGTGCTAGGAATCAGCTTGAATTGCAATGGCCACTTTCTGCAAGTCGGCCATCTGATCAATCCACCAGTACGCAAAATCCGAGCTTAGAACTTCCATTCCATTAGCCAGTTTGTTACTGTTCATATCTTTACGGCGTGTAGGACTGTAACTCGGTGAGGGAATGAATGAGCCAAAATCAAAGTGAGGGATTGCGGAGAGAAAATTGGTAGTTATTAGTGTCTATTTAAAATTTCGTCCCTAATTTACCcactaaaattattatctatatatccacttgaaaaaaaaaattattatcaatctTCCGCCATCACCATCTGCTAAGGTCGCCATGTGAATTTGCTCTTCTCACCTTCTGCTCTTCAAGTCGCCAAGTCAATTTAAACCGCAAATGGTAGGTTGCTACCCTCATTACTTTCCCTCGCACATTTTTGAATCGTTTCTACTGTGTACCTCTCTTTGTGTTCAAATAATCACGCAGATTCGACTTCGAGTGGCCCTCTAGAACcaaatttcttctttcttcggAAGAATATGCACTTCTTATTCGCTGCATACgataatttaacaataaacAGTGTTTGTTATGTAGGAATAATACTTGCGGACACTACAATCCTCGACCGTTGCAGCACTCAAACTGTACTACGTTGTGGTGACTAAGAGCAACCGCAATGCTGTTGCCAATGCCATCATATTGTGAAGAACAACTTCTTTCACTAAGGAGACTAAGCCGAAGCACCCAAATACCggtaaggaaaataaatttagaggAAATATTGAAGTATGACATGTCAACCCATCAGTTTTGTGGATAACATTCTAGACGTATATATTGCATACTTTTTTGCTCTGTATTGCGTGCTTTTGTTTAGGACTATTTGCAGCTACGCTTATAACATATTTAATGCATTTTTATCGGTCCAAATTTTAATTAGAGAATAATTAGTGATCAGGTGACGATTGGGAATAGATGCTCACCTTCGAAAGTTCCCCGGTCACCTTTTCTTTATGCTGCCTTGGCGGTGAATCAAATTCTCTTCTTTTAGGATAGGAgcgcttctttttctttcctttttttttttcccctctttgGATGGAATAAAACCTTTTAAGAATACTCTTTTTTATCTCTCGATTTATAAGCTGATTTCAATTGGAACGTGTGAAGGTGGGAATCTCTACTTTCTCTTAATCAGTCAGATCTAATGATCCGATACAAAAGATTATTTGGAGGCGAAATCACATAATTATTCAATTCGTacaaataagaagaagaagtcacCATTGCGTCAAAAAATGCAGGTGTGAAAAATACATGTGGAAGACAAGACCATTTTGTCAAGAACACCCATGAAAGAGATCTAAGGTGTGGTGTGGTCTTTTTATGCAGAAGGAAGGTAAGGTGATGCGGCAAAAGAAGCGACAAATCGGTACTTcgaaaaaaataggttcttATGACCCTGTCTCAATggaaatggcctccggagcacAACTCACAGCCTATGGCTGTGAAAAAACGAGATTTAGGCCGAATTTTATCGTTTAGGGTTTCAAATGagcatttttatattatttgagcgtttttacaattttaggaaaagtttatgtctttcgtgtaatttaggcgttttaattcctatttaagcattataaaaccctagggtttaatagttttttttagattatcaataaaaattggagctttcgtgctctttgcccAATTCTCAAATTCGATTCGAGTTGGATGCCaatttcctaggaattcgaagaatcaatagggattgAATGTCGTAGTTCTGGTATTCTGTGGAATCAACGAATTTGTGACAAGTTATGTGcatgtacgctgcgtcagttggtatcaaagcaggTTCGTTTCTGGATCAACGATGCCGCCCTGAAGAATGGCTAATCAACGTCGTGTTGCGGAGGAGGACGAACTGGATCAGAGGTTCGAGCAAATCATTGATATCTGGCTGGTAGTGGCACTGGAGCGTAGGCTGGACGTGATTGTAGATCGCCTAGGCGAGAAGATGGGGGCGCTGATGGAGACCCGACAAGAGGTCGACCCTAGGCGCGGCCGAGTCCCTAATTCGACTGCGAACTTGGAGGAAATCGAGTATGATTCCAATTCTGAATGGGGCGCGACTTTGTTTTTCGAAAAGGATCTGTCTGATGACGCATTTTTTGTAGCGGGAGGCGATGGAGAGGCCGAGTACGATGAGGATGGCAATCCTTTTCATCGCGATCGTGTTTCTAAATTGAGTGATAATTCATTTACGCGTCAAGTCAACCGATGAAATCAAGATCTACCAATGAGAAGTTTCAGTTTCATGCCAGCATATCACGTCGAAGACATATCATATGATGAAGTCAATCcattttttgatatatatccaaatgaagatcaagaagaagttacagaatttgtatttgatgatcaaggaaAACCAATGTTTGTTGTTAATAAATCCGTATTAAAGGATATTGGAGgtgataaattttttcattattgtgCTCAGATTGAGGATATTTTAGATGAAGAAATTTCCAATGCAAAAAAAGATGCATGGATGCTTACGGTGCCGATTTTGGAGGTTATTCAGTTGCCAAAGTTGGTCGAAGTGCACGTGACTCGATCAAGAAAGCAAAGATTTAGTGAAAGTGTTTATTGGCTAAGAAGTATACGGAATTTTATGTACAAAGAATTAAGAGAAAGAGTTCGCAAAGAGAAAAAGACATTCAAGTGGCAAGTGAGAAAGCAGCAGAAGCGTATTAATCTCTCTATTTGTGAAGATCAAGGTGATAACTCGGACGATGACAATTCAAGGgcaaattctctccacccaggggagaatgatgcggcagaagaagTGGCAAATCGGTATCTCGAGAAAAATAAGTTCTAATGACCCTGTCTCAATGAAAACGGCATTCGGAGCACAACTCACAGCTTTTggttgtgaaaagacgagatttaggccgaattccatcgtttagggccccAAACAaacatttttatattatttgggcgtttttgtaattttaggaaaaatttaTATCTTTCTTGTAATTTAGCCGttttaattcctatttaaGTATTGTAAAACTCTAGAGTTTGAtagttgtttttagattatcaataaaaattgaacctttcgtgctctttatccaattcttggatttgatttgagttggatgccaatttcctaggaattcgaaAAATCAATAGGGATTGAACGTCGTAGTTCTGGTATTCTGTGAAATCAACGGATCTGTGACAGGTTCTGTGCGTATATGCTGCGTCACAAGGCCATTGAATTCCTAATAATTGTTCTGTGGGTACATGGGCATGTGCCAACTTTATGGAGGAAATTCAATTCCGGGGCCGTAAACCGTCACCTGAGGCATGTTGAGGCACAATGGCCTATTGCCTGCTGCAGCTTAGGATGGTTATATTATTACGGTCCCATTTCGGGAACAATGGAAGATGCTCTGTCAAGCTCATGAGCTGATGAAGCTAGGAGGCCTTATTCTGAGGCCTTATTTTTTCGATATTCTGCAATATATCGATTCTTTCATTGCGATTCATTTGTTTGGCACCCTGCGATGTTTACTAGTACTCGGATTTCAGATTTATTCAAAGAAATAAAGCCGgaggtttttatttttgttctttgctCTTTCTTGTCCGACAACCTTTGTTTGGGGTGCTTTTTATATCTCCATATCTTTTTCAAtgaaggaggaaaaaaaagacgaAAAGTCAAACTTAGATCTCGATGACGTACAATATTCAAAACTTATTATAAACACTTTTATTTGATTGAATATTGGGAGCACTTTATTATCAGAACCAAGTCCGATGTCGAACAACAACTACAAACTAATACGGGCAAGAACACGTCTTCGTCTCATGGGAaaatcagtaaaaaaaaataaaggacgACTATCTCATTTTTATTTGGCACGCGCATAAAGTCCGAAAGACTCCAATTGTCATGGGCTGAGATGGACAATGGGAACGGTCTCATGAAAACAtccaaaatttgattttttttgattCATTGACCCACAAAACATTGTTAGTctgtaaaaagaaaaggaaaatgaggCGGCGGCCCCGACAAGTAcggccctttttttttcttcttcctcctcttcttcttatAATCGCCGCAGCCATGCTCGGGGTCACTTCTTCCACCACTCGCCTCACTCTCTCCCGCTCCCTCCTCCTCGGCAGACCCAACTCCATCTCTCATTCGTACCTCCGTCGTCTTCGTCCTttagctgctgctgcttcttcttcttccgccgcctcttcttgttcttgttgCGGCCGCAGCCGGGGCAGACGTTCTTGTTCTTTGCCCAGCAAGTGTTATCCTTGTCCCCTCTGGTCCTCTGCCTTCTCCTTCTGCCTCCAGCCCCTCGCCCCCCACAAGTCCAAATccacctcctcctctctctctgtccaCTCTTCTGCTCCATTTGCTTCCGTGGCTGCCCCGATGGGAGATCAGAGCACCGATCAGAACCCCCTCTTGCAGGACTTTGACTTCCCCCCTTTCGACGCCGTCGAGCCCCAGCATGTCCGCCCCGGGATTCGTGCCCTCCTGAAGAAGCTCGTACGTAATAAagctttcattttttttttctagctGAATCTCCTGCAGATTTAATGTGTGACCTTGAATCGATCGCTCTCGAATTGGGTTCttccctcctcttcttctatGTGGGTTTTGCTGATAATTTTGGGTTCTTCAATGGAGTAGAATAGATAAGCTGTTTATAAAGGCAATACTGTGTTATTCCCGCTGTCGTGCATAATCAACATGATCGTACATTGTGGGTCTCCAATGATAGGTTTTTGAAGTGATAATCGCAAGCTGTTGACCTCGATTATACTTGCATTTTTTTGGATGTGCAGGAGAATGATCTGGAGGAATTGGAGAGGACAGTGGAACCGTCTTGGTCCAAGCTGGTGGAGCCACTGGAGAAGATTGTTGACCGATTGGCTGTTGTCTGGGGAATGGTCAATCATCTCAAGGCTGTTAAGGATTCAGCTGAGCTTCGGTCTGCTATTGAAGATGTCCAGGTAAAGTTGCATCCTTTGTCCTCTTTTAGAACTCTGCGTCCATCTAACCAGAAGTTGAGATAGCATGTGTTTCTGATGTGCTTACTCTGCTGTTCATTTTGCTTCCTGCTTCTCATGCCTATTGCTTACTGTGTTATTGCTTCCACTGCAGCAAGAGAAAGTGAAGTTTCAGCTTAGACTGGGCCAAAGTAAACCAATTTACAATGCATTTAAGGCTATTCAAGATTCTCCTGATTGGCAGACCCTGAGCAATGCCCGTAAACGTATTGTTGAAAGTGAGTCATCTTTCTGTACATTATTCGTGGCATGCTACTGTTGTGTTTAATTTTGTTGAAGCGACTTTCATTTCAAGCTCGCTGTTTTCTTGATGTTTTTGTTGATCTTCAGCATTCCTATGTGATATTCAACTTGACTCACTTTTGAACTTATAATGACCAGACCAAATAAAGGAAGCGGTTCTCAATGGTGTCTCCTTGGAAGATGATAAGAGAGAGCAGTTTAACAAAATTGAGCAGGTGGATAGTCTATCTTCATGGATATTCTTAAAGATTATATTCATTAACGTGCACCTTTCTCATTTATATGTGCCAATTACAGGAACTTGAAAAGCTATCTAAGAAATTCGATGAGAATGTCTTGGATGCTACAAAGAAGTATGAAAAGTTGATTACAGATAAGAAGGAAATTGACGGACTGCCTGCTACTGCTCTCGGGCTGGCTGCACAAACAGCAGTATCTAAGgtattattatatatctattccaacattttctttttccctgtTTTGAGTATTGCTTTGCACTATCCATTGTGTAATGGGTCTTTGGTACCCTCTgttgaatttttcaaatatcCTCCATAGGGACATGAGAACGCAACTCCTGAAAATGGGCCATGGATTATTACATTGGATGCTCCAAGTTTTATGTCCGTCATGCAACATGCTCGAAACAGAGCTCTCCGAGAAGAAGTCTACCGTGCTTATGTCACTCGTGCTTCTACTGGAGATATAAATAACACCCCAATTATTGACCAAATTTTGAAGCTTAGATTAGAGAAGGCTCAGCTGCTTGGTTACAAAAATTATGCTGAGGTACAAAAGTCTGCTTTAGATACCGTTTGATCATTACTAATAATAAATTGTATTTGAAGGTTGAATCAAATGCTGATACTAATCCTATTTTACATGCTAATTCCTGACAAATATTGAACTGTAGGTTAGCATGGCAATGAAGATGGCTACTGTTGACAAAGCAGAAGAGCTGCTCGAGAAGCTTCGCAGTGCCTCCTGGAATGCTGCAGTTCAAGGTTGTTCtttggttttattttcctaggAAATCATTGGTTAGCTGCAGGTGCATGACTGAGTTGCAATTGAGTTATGTATAGTATCTAGATATTGATCTTTAGGCTCTAATTTGTGCTTCCATTAACACCACCAcactccccccccccccccccccccccccccccccccccccccccccccaaaaaaaaaagaatgtgcGATATAACTTTTACTTATAGTTATCAATTGCCTTAACATTTTGAATGCAGACATGGAGGACCTAAAAAATTTCTCCAAGAGCCAAGGTGCTGCTGAAGCTGATGACTTGAATCACTGGGACCTGAGTTTCTGGAGTGAGAGGCTCCGGGAATCAAAGTATGACATCAATGaggttctctctctctccctttgtCCCCCTATATTGATAAACTGATTGATATACATGAACATGAAGGTCCTGCTTATTACTACAAGTAAATGGCATTGCTTGATGCACCTTTACTATATTACACTGTTTTTCTGTTCTTGTTAGTTAATTGCTTTATGCGAGCATTCCTTTTGCCGCACGGATTAACTTGACATAATGATATTGTTAAGCCCGTGTATAACAATTGGAAATGGTGGCGATGATCTAAGAAAATCTTTGCTTTTATGTATCATCAGCCCCTTTATTGTCAtcattttttgtttggttCCTTTTTAGCTTTCGACAAGGCCTCTGTGATGCCTTTAGAGACATCACTCATAATTTTCTTCCATTTACAGGAAGAACTGCGCCCATATTTCTCGCTACCAAAAGTTATGGATGGACTTTTCAACCTTGCTAAGATCCTTTTTGGCATTGAGATTGAACCTGCAGATGGCCTTGCACCGGTAAAGTTGTTTCCTGGCACTCATATAACTATATGGTTTAGTTGATGAACCtgaataacaaataaaattgtgaaaaaattatttttgtttctctGCTGATATACTAGGAAAAAGGGGAGTTTCTTTATGCCTGTGTATGAAGACCCCCTTGAAATGATAATATGAACATCTTATAGGTCTGGAACAAAGATGTCAGATTCTACTGTGTCAAAGATTCCTCAGGCAAACCGATTGCATACTTCTACTTTGATCCTTATTCTCGACCATCTGAGAAGAGAGGAGGTGCATGGATGGATGAGGTTGTTGCTCGAAGTCGCGTACTTTCGCGTGATGGTAGCAGTGCAAGGTTGCCTGTTGCACACATGGTTTGCAATCAAACTCCACCTGTTGGGGACAAGCCAAGTCTTATGACTTTCCGCGAGGTGAACTAATCTTTCTGCTTCTTAAATGAGAGAGCTTTTATTGTAATTGATGTTGATTTGAGGAACTGTTATTAAATCCATTTCTACCCAGTGTTTTCCTTGGTTTAATAAGATCTTTTTGGCGATCATTTCAGAAGGATCTTATGGTTGATGTCTTTTTGTTGTAAACAATGGCCATTGGATGATAGAGTGCTTTCCAGAAACATACATCTTTCTCTGTAGATCTGTTCCTTGTCTAACTTATCAGTTATAGTGAAACACAAATTGCTGGTTCTGTTTTCCAGGTTGAAACTGTTTTCCATGAATTTGGTCATGCACTTCAGCACATGCTCACAAAGCAGGATGAGGGTCTTGTGTCTGGTATCCGGGGAATAGAGTGGGATGCCGTTGAGTTGCCCTCCCAGTTTATGGAGAATTGGTGTTACCACCGGTAATGTTATTATGTGAAAGCAAAAATTATTATGCTATCCTATTCGAGTTTATGGAGCATGTAGAATTACAATTCCTTAGTGCATCATCTTAATCGTCATTATTCAGGGATACTTTGATGGGAATAGCAAAGCACTATGAAACGGGGGAGAGTTTTCCTGAGGATGTATACCTGAAACTCCTGGCCGCAAGAACATTCCGAGCTGGCAGCTTAAGCCTTCGCCAGGTCAGCATCCTAAACCTTTTTGGCTGACCTACCAAGTCATCTGTATGCTAGTTGTAATTCTTTTCACGTTGCCAAGTTACTTCCCATCCAAGAAGGGAGGGTATTTTTTAATAACCTATgttatcaaataaattatctGCTCCATCCAGCGAGTTCTGTGTTAGAGTCCGGGCAACCCATTATAGTAGTaacaataatttattattatgaaacataatatatacgtattatttttatttttttacttttttattggGTAACTCCCTCACAAAAGCCTCTAAACCGAATAAACAATCATGATAGAGAGCTTAAACTGACTACTCATCCTCCTGCTAAATCTCAGAAATCAGTTCTGTTCTGCCATTGTTTCATAATCTGCATAGTGTCAGGGTAACTAGTTTGATGAATAAACTGGATGTCTGACCTGCACTTAAGCACCTACCCCTTTTAAGTAATTGTACGTCTTGCTTGTCTCATTGGGCTGAAAAATAGAAATGGGGCTAGACAATGAGGAAAGCATAACTGTCACTTGGATCTGACTTTCTTTGTTACTCATTACATCTTCTTTCAGATAAGATTTGCGACTGTGGACCTGCAGCTGCACACGACGTATGTACCTGGTGGGGCAGAATCTATATACAATGTGGACCGAAGGGTTTGTGAAAAAACACAGGTGCTCCCACCCCTTCCTGAAGACAGATTCCTTTGTGGCTTCAGTCACATATTTGCAGGTTTGTCTTTCTCACTCAATTCTCTCACCACCAGATAATCACAAAACAATCTCATTCTTGTCCTTGTGTAATTTCCTTTCCTTCAAAATCAGGTGGATATGCCGCTGGATACTACAGCTACAAGGTATGCCATGATCAATTTCACAAGTTCAGTTTATTGGAAATCATGTTTCTTTCTTTAGGTTGTAGGCAGAACCTCAATGTTCATTTGGAGCAACTTGTTAGCTCGTATTATAGGTTGAGTTGCTCGAGTTTGAGCTTACAATCATCTGAAAGTGTAACATATCGTTTGCAGTGGGCAGAGGTGCTTTCTGCAGATGCTTTCTCGGCTTTCGAGGATGCTGGCTTGAATGACAGCAAGGTACTTCCATGctttatgcaattttaatttctgcagACAACAAGCTCGGGAATGTATTAACAGACATCGGATATTACTCACTCGTGAAATTCCTTTTCCTCGCACTTTGTTTATTGCATCCTTAAATCTTTGGAGCTTGCTTGTAAGAAATCTTGCAATTTCCTCTATGTCAGGCTGTTGAAGAAACGGGACAAAGGTTCCGAGAAACGATTCTGGCTCTTGGAGGTGGTAAAGCTCCACTTGAGGTAAGAACACAATTCTGCATTTTCTGCCAATACTGCAAGGTTTTCTAgttttccctcttttctttccAATGGCAAAGGAAAC
This genomic window contains:
- the LOC116193112 gene encoding serine hydroxymethyltransferase, mitochondrial, encoding MKQAPPLTDHLLFLWPPHHHHLRISLCLFIALLFVRYRRDAQYQHPNIIFIYIYIFEWCGSTTTSFPAITNSRISPHGEREERRKRARMAMALALRRLSSSVNQPIRPIFNGSLYYMSSLPNEAVYEKSGVTWPKQLNAPLEVVDSEIADIIELEKARQWKGLELIPSENFTSVSVMQAVGSVMTNKYSEGYPGARYYGGNEYIDMAESLCQKRALEAFRLDPAKWGVNVQSLSGSPANFQVYTALLKPHERIMALDLPHGGHLSHGYQTDTKKISAVSIFFETMPYRLNESTGYIDYDQLEKSAVLFRPKLIVAGASAYARLYDYDRIRKVCDKQKAILLADMAHISGLVAAGVIPSPFDCADVVTTTTHKSLRGPRGAMIFYRKGVKEVNKQGKEVLYDFEEKINQAVFPGLQGGPHNHTIAGLAVALKQATTPEYRAYQEQVLSNCAKFAESLASKGYELVSGGTENHLVLVNLKNKGIDGSRVEKVLEAVHIAANKNTVPGDVSAMVPGGIRMGTPALTSRGFVEEDFVKVAEFFDAAVDIAVKIKAETKGTKLKDFLATMPNFQSEIAKLRHNVEEYAKQFPTIGFDKQTMKYKN
- the LOC116210411 gene encoding probable cytosolic oligopeptidase A; protein product: MRRRPRQVRPFFFLLPPLLLIIAAAMLGVTSSTTRLTLSRSLLLGRPNSISHSYLRRLRPLAAAASSSSAASSCSCCGRSRGRRSCSLPSKCYPCPLWSSAFSFCLQPLAPHKSKSTSSSLSVHSSAPFASVAAPMGDQSTDQNPLLQDFDFPPFDAVEPQHVRPGIRALLKKLENDLEELERTVEPSWSKLVEPLEKIVDRLAVVWGMVNHLKAVKDSAELRSAIEDVQQEKVKFQLRLGQSKPIYNAFKAIQDSPDWQTLSNARKRIVENQIKEAVLNGVSLEDDKREQFNKIEQELEKLSKKFDENVLDATKKYEKLITDKKEIDGLPATALGLAAQTAVSKGHENATPENGPWIITLDAPSFMSVMQHARNRALREEVYRAYVTRASTGDINNTPIIDQILKLRLEKAQLLGYKNYAEVSMAMKMATVDKAEELLEKLRSASWNAAVQDMEDLKNFSKSQGAAEADDLNHWDLSFWSERLRESKYDINEEELRPYFSLPKVMDGLFNLAKILFGIEIEPADGLAPVWNKDVRFYCVKDSSGKPIAYFYFDPYSRPSEKRGGAWMDEVVARSRVLSRDGSSARLPVAHMVCNQTPPVGDKPSLMTFREVETVFHEFGHALQHMLTKQDEGLVSGIRGIEWDAVELPSQFMENWCYHRDTLMGIAKHYETGESFPEDVYLKLLAARTFRAGSLSLRQIRFATVDLQLHTTYVPGGAESIYNVDRRVCEKTQVLPPLPEDRFLCGFSHIFAGGYAAGYYSYKWAEVLSADAFSAFEDAGLNDSKAVEETGQRFRETILALGGGKAPLEVFVQFRGREPSPEPLLRHNGLLPAAA